A section of the Parasteatoda tepidariorum isolate YZ-2023 chromosome 6, CAS_Ptep_4.0, whole genome shotgun sequence genome encodes:
- the LOC122271340 gene encoding protein CEBPZOS: MLPLNKKLWKTMKWGAIIGLGIDAVSLAGGYYLYHQLTRSRDFRYKVFNYDPRILDVYYRANEKYGDGKIRHEDLEKWGVREIKSFENLSLFGL, encoded by the exons ATGCTGCctctaaataaaaaactttggaAAACAATGAAATGGGGTGCAATTATAGGACTTGGAATTGATGCTGTAAGTCTAGCGGGTGGCTACTATCTATATCATCAATTAACTCGATCTAGAG attttaggTATAAGGTTTTCAATTATGATCCTCGAATTCTAGATG tttattatcgagcaaatgaaaaatatggagATGGAAAGATTAGACATGAAGATCTTGAAAAATGGGGTGTACGAGAAATTAAAAGCTTTGAAAATCTCAGCTTATTTG
- the LOC110283000 gene encoding uncharacterized protein, which translates to MKTSLILIASITVVASSPLGRSSYIDAIKRCNTYVDKLLVNTAKNNNLESFPVYRRELNFRKKVVFYPFKCYANLTEGHITGLGNLHRKGACSISYHNRRLKIHTETETKQINFNFTGKASVIGSTADVMIDAVTSPLKIEMDFSFNGSSGDAGKLDSYRPTVISNMNVWIDGLGMMEWIRKPMEENVEELFFNLINTLTHHHLKEALSEDIQKNPFSIEDYEDIYASTIEPVTEDHRTTPRGKEEYSIEDSNSYIDSVLTNRFLFESKYSKLDPLALSNTRLEKVFVRDPQNEDANFLKLEKGEFEHLSNVRRNSECSIPEFNERNITFECSLGFNELTLQYQAEAHNGSDVYNFQLIVRVKQTKLSLKVTSTLSDNVPTILDYSVDDVGKIAITAAIDIVGAQTRSPSSIETLYNSKVILTYFSEEVNSILKGRFKEVLNYSIYKTPLHFLDS; encoded by the exons atgaagactTCATTGATTCTGATTGCTTCCATTACGGTTGTGGCTAGTAGTCCTCTTG GAAGAAGCAGCTACATTGATGCTATCAAACGATGCAATACATATGTGGATAAATTACTGGTGAACACagcgaaaaataataatttggaatCATTTCCCGTTTACCGAAGAGAACTTAACTTTAGGAAGAAAGTAGTTTTCTATCCATTCAAATGCTATGCCAACTTGACAGAGGGTCACATTACAGGATTGGGCAATCTTCATCGAAAGGGCGCATGCTCCATATCCTATCATAACAGAAGACTGAAAATTCACACAGAAACCGAAACCAAACAAATTAACTTCAATTTCACTGGCAAAGCATCCGTTATCGGTTCAACCGCTGACGTCATGATAGACGCTGTTACCTCTCCTTTGAAAATCGAAATGGATTTCTCATTTAATGGCTCATCAGGTGACGCTGGCAAGTTGGACAGCTACAGGCCAACCGTCATATCGAACATGAATGTTTGGATTGATGGCCTGGGTATGATGGAATGGATAAGGAAACCCATGGAAGAAAACGTGGAAGAGTTGttctttaacttaattaatacaTTGACACATCACCATCTGAAAGAAGCGCTTAGTGAGGATATTCAGAAGAATCCTTTTTCTATAGAAGACTACGAAGATATTTATGCATCTACAATTGAGCCAGTCACTGAAGACCATAGAACAACACCTCGtg GCAAAGAAGAATATAGTATAGAGGATTCTAACAGTTACATCGACTCTGTTCTAACCAACCGGTTTTTGTTCGAATCGAAGTATAGCAAGCTGGATCCTCTCGCTTTGAGTAACACTCGCTTGGAAAAAGTTTTTGTCCGAGATCCTCAAAACGAAGATGCAAATTTCCTCAAGCTTGAGAAGGGCGAATTTGAACACCTGTCCAACGTGAGGAGGAATTCCGAATGCAGCATTCCCGAATTCAATGAAAGAAACATTACTTTTGAATGCTCTCTTGGATTCAATGAATTAACTCTGCAGTACCAAGCCGAAGCACACAATGGTAGTGATGTTTATAATTTCCAGCTCATCGTTAGagtcaaacaaacaaaattatcgTTAAAGGTTACGTCTACCTTAAGTGACAATGTTCCGACAATCCTTGACTATTCAGTCGACGATGTGGGCAAAATCGCCATAACAGCTGCCATAGATATTGTGGGTGCCCAAACGAGATCACCCTCTTCGATAGAAACTCTCTACAACAGCAAAGTCATCCTGACGTACTTTTCCGAAGAAGTAAATAGCATTTTGAAAGGACGATTTAAAGAAGTCTTGAACTACAGCATTTACAAAACACCTCTGCATTTCTTGGACTCCTAA